The Sus scrofa isolate TJ Tabasco breed Duroc chromosome X, Sscrofa11.1, whole genome shotgun sequence genome has a segment encoding these proteins:
- the TCEAL9 gene encoding transcription elongation factor A protein-like 9 — MKPCQKIEGKPENESEPKFEEEPKPEEKPEEEEEPEEEEKSEGTFKERLIQSLQEFKEDIHNRHLSKEDMFREVNEIDEIRRVRNKLIVMRWKVNRNHPYPYLM; from the coding sequence ATGAAACCCTGtcaaaaaattgaaggaaaaccagaaaatgaGAGTGAACCAAAATTTGAGGAAGAACCAAAGCCTGAGGAAAagcctgaggaggaggaagagccagaggaggaggaaaaatcaGAAGGAACTTTTAAAGAAAGGCTGATTCAGTCTCTCCAGGaatttaaagaagatatacacaacAGGCATTTAAGCAAGGAAGATATGTTTAGAGAAGTGAATGAAATAGATGAGATAAGGAGAGtaagaaacaaacttatagtgATGCGTTGGAAGGTTAATCGAAACCATCCTTACCCCTATTTAATGTAG